In one Platichthys flesus chromosome 3, fPlaFle2.1, whole genome shotgun sequence genomic region, the following are encoded:
- the mapkapk5 gene encoding MAP kinase-activated protein kinase 5, with protein MSEDNNADKFIKESSILDEYNINWTQKLGAGISGPVRVCVKKSTQERLALKILIDRPKARNEVRLHMMCAKHPNIVQILEVYANSVQFPHESSPRARLLIVMEMMEGGELFHRISQHRHFTEKMASEVTKQISQALEHCHSLNIAHRDLKPENLLFKDNSLDAPVKLCDFGFAKIDQGDLMTPQFTPYYVAPQVLEAQRRHQKEKSGIIPTSPTPYTYNKSCDLWSLGVIIYVMLCGYPPFYSKHHSRTIPKDMRKKIMTASFDFPEDEWSQISEMAKDIVRKLLKVKPEERLTIEGVLDHPWLNSTEALDNVLPSAQMMMDKAVVAGIQQAHAEQLANMRIQDHNVSLKPLNSVNNPILRKRKLLGPKPSDGFFIHDPENGGEDSNVALEKLRDVIAQCILPQAGENEDEKLNEVMHDAWRFNRDCKQLREGLQGLSWDGRAFSDRVDRLKLAEIVKQAIEEKTILQESH; from the exons ATGTCGGAGGACAACAACGCAGACAAGTTCATTAAG GAATCATCGATTCTGGATGAGTACAACATAAACTGGACACAGAAGTTGGGAGCCGGCATCAGTGGACCAGTCAG AGTTTGTGTGAAGAAGTCGACTCAGGAACGCCTGGCCCTGAAGATCCTCATCGATCGCCCCAAGGCCAGAAATGAG GTGCGTCTCCATATGATGTGTGCCAAACACCCAAACATAGTGCAAATCCTGGAGGTTTACGCAAATAGTGTCCAGTTCCCACATGAGTCTAGTCCAAG agcGAGGCTTCTCATAGTTATGGAGATGATGGAAGGTGGTGAACTGTTCCACAGAATCAGTCAGCACAGGCACTTTACTGAAAAGATGGCCAGCGAGGTCACTAAACAG ATCAGTCAAGCCTTGGAACACTGTCACTCCCTTAATATTGCGCATCGGGACCTGAAGCCAGAGAACCTGCTCTTCAAGGACAACTCTCTA GACGCGCCTGTGAAGCTGTGTGACTTTGGCTTTGCCAAAATAGATCAAGGCGACCTGATGACCCCTCAGTTCACCCCTTACTACGTAGCACCTCAG GTACTTGAGGCTCAAAGAAGACACCAGAAGGAAAAGTCTGGAATAATACCTACCTCACCCACTCCTTACACCTACAACAAG AGCTGTGACTTGTGGTCTCTTGGCGTGATAATCTACGTAATGTTGTGTGGCTATCCCCCGTTTTACTCCAAACACCACAGTCGCACAATCCCAAAGGACATGAGGAAGAAGATCATGACGGCCAGCTTCGACTTCCCTGAAGACGAGTGGAGCCAGATCTCAGAGATGGCCAAGGACATTGTTCGCAA GCTGCTGAAGGTGAAGCCAGAGGAGAGGCTGACGATTGAGGGAGTCTTGGATCACCCGTGGCTCAACAGCACCGAGGCGCTAGACAACGTGCTGCCGTCCGCCCAGATGATGATGGACAAG GCTGTAGTCGCAGGTATCCAGCAGGCCCATGCTGAGCAGTTGGCCAACATGAGGATTCAGGATCATAACGTCAGCCTGAAGCCTCTAAACTCTGTCAACAACCCGATCCTCAGGAAGCGGAAACTCCTTGG CCCAAAGCCCAGTGATGGTTTCTTCATTCACGACCCAGAGAACGGAGGGGAAGACTCCAACGTAGCGCTGGAAAAATTACGAGACGTCATTGCACAGTGTATATTACCACAAGCTG GAGAGAACGAGGACGAGAAGCTGAACGAGGTGATGCACGACGCCTGGAGGTTCAACAGAGACTGTAAACAGCTGAGAGAAGGTCTGCAGGGGCTCAGCTGGGACG GACGAGCCTTCTCAGATAGAGTGGACCGGTTGAAGTTGGCTGAAATAGTGAAACAGGCCATTGAAGAAAAGACGATTCTCCAAGAATCTCATTAG